One genomic window of Coffea eugenioides isolate CCC68of chromosome 1, Ceug_1.0, whole genome shotgun sequence includes the following:
- the LOC113765484 gene encoding uncharacterized protein LOC113765484 has product MGNSNKAVKTYHNFNVRQIPAFDHPLLKNHAILRRPSYHPEEGIIGENDAFDFEGHGEDDKITQLWQLNGRCPEGIRRHQNPSNLKRYAKKKHKNILQISPIDVKRAFAYVQGGKYFGTKAYLNLWKPQVQNQDFSSSQIWILGIPDAKVNSNEAGWMVLPNLNGDNTARPFTYWTVSHYI; this is encoded by the exons ATGGGAAATAGTAACAAAGCTGTTAAGACTTACCATAATTTCAATGTTAGGCAAATA CCAGCATTTGATCATCCTTTGCTCAAAAACCATGCTATTCTG AGGAGGCCTAGTTATCACCCAGAGGAAGGTATTATTGGTGAGAATGATGCATTCGATTTTGAAGGCCATGGGGAGGATGATAAAATCACTCAGTTATGGCAGTTGAATGGGAGGTGTCCTGAGGGAATCAGAAGACACCAAAATCCAAGTAATCTCAAGAGATATGCCAAGAAGAAGCACAAAAACATTctccaaatttctccaattgATGTGAAG CGTGCATTTGCATACGTGCAAGGTGGCAAGTACTTTGGGACAAAGGCATATCTAAACCTTTGGAAACCCCAAGTTCAAAACCAAGACTTTAGCTCGTCTCAAATCTGGATTCTTGGAATTCCTGATGCAAAGGTCAACTCCAATGAAGCTGGTTGGATG GTACTCCCAAATCTTAATGGAGATAATACAGCAAGACCCTTCACCTACTGGACTGTAAGCCATTACATCTAA